The proteins below come from a single Malus sylvestris chromosome 3, drMalSylv7.2, whole genome shotgun sequence genomic window:
- the LOC126615135 gene encoding DNA replication licensing factor MCM7-like produces MKDIDFSAEKELAKDFLSNFPDSNGEPKYMRILQQVANRKFRAIEIDIEDLFSYAELDEEFRNRVQENTRRYIGIFADAIDELMPEPTEAFTDDDHDILMTQRSDDGPENMDGPDPHQKMPPEIKRYFEVYIRASSSGKVKPYAIREVKASHIGQLVRISGIVTRCSDVKPLMQVAVYTCEECGFEIYQEVTARVFMPLFECPSRRCITNRTKGNLILQLRASKFLKFQEAKIQELSEDVPKGHIPRTMTVHFRGELTRKVAPGDVVKLSGIFLPIPYTGFRAMRAGLVADTYLEAMSITHTKKKYEDYELIGDEEEQVARLAEDGNIYEKLARSLAPEIYGHEDIKKALLLLLVGAPHRKLKDGMKIRGDLHICLMGDPGVAKSQLLKHIINVAPRGVYTTGKGSSGVGLTAAVQKDPVTNEMVLEGGALVLADMGICAIDEFDKMDELDRTAIHEVMEQQTVSIAKAGITTSLNARTAVLAAANPAWGRYDLRRTPAENINLPPALLSRFDLLWLILDRADMDSDLEMARHVVYVHQNKESPALGFTPLEPSVIRAYISAVRRLSPSVPQELEEYIASAYSSIRQEEAKSNAPHSYTTVRTLLSILRISAAIARLRHSETVAQSDVDEALRLMHMSKFSLYSDDRQKSGLDPIGDIYSILRDESETTGKQDVSYAHALNLISRKGYSEAQLKQCLEEYANINVWQINPISFDIRFIDAI; encoded by the exons ATGAAGGACATCGACTTCAGCGCTGAAAAAG AGCTCGCCAAGGATTTTCTTTCCAACTTTCCCGATTCGAATGGCGAACCCAAATACATGCGCATCCTT CAACAAGTTGCAAACCGCAAATTTCGAGCTATCGAGATTGATATTGAGGACTTGTTTAGT TACGCAGAATTGGATGAAGAATTCCGCAATCGAGTTCAAGAAAATACTCGGCGTTATATTGGTATTTTTGCTGATGCTATTGATGAGCTTATGCCGGAGCCCACAGAGGCATTTACAGATGATGATCATGACATACTCATGACTCAAAGGTCTGATGATGGACCAGAGAATATGGATGGTCCGGATCCACACCAGAAGATGCCTCCTGAAATCAAGCGCTACTT TGAAGTTTACATAAGAGCATCTTCAAGTGGAAAGGTGAAGCCATATGCAATTAGGGAGGTCAAGGCTTCACATATTGGTCAGCTTGTAAGGATATCAGGTATTGTGACGCGGTGTTCAGATGTTAAGCCATTGATGCAGGTAGCTGTCTATACATGTGAAGAATGTGGTTTTGAGATTTACCAG GAAGTAACTGCCCGAGTCTTTATGCCACTTTTTGAATGCCCATCCAGGCGTTGTATAACAAATAGAACAAAGGGGAACCTTATTCTTCAACTCAGGGCATCAAAGTTCTTGAAATTTCAGGAG GCAAAGATACAAGAGTTGTCTGAAGATGTTCCAAAAGGCCATATTCCACGGACAATGACCGTTCACTTCCGGGGTGAACTCACAAGAAAG GTAGCTCCGGGTGATGTTGTGAAACTATCTGGGATTTTTCTTCCTATTCCTTATACTGGTTTCAGAGCAATGCGGGCTGGCTTAGTTGCTGATACTTACTTAGAAGCCATGTCCATCACACATACTAAGAAAAAATATGAAGA TTATGAACTTATAGGAGATGAGGAAGAACAAGTTGCACGTTTGGCTGAGGATGGTAACATATATGAAAAGCTGGCTCGATCTTTGGCACCTGAAATATACGGGCATGAAGATATCAAAAAGGCTCTGCTTCTGCTCCTAGTGGGCGCTCCTCACAGGAAACTAAAAGATGGAATGAAG ATTAGAGGAGATTTACATATTTGTCTGATGGGTGATCCTGGAGTTGCAAAGAGCCAGCTTCTCAAACACATAATTAATGTAGCACCCAGGGGAGTATATACAACTGGCAAAGGAAGCAGTGGAGTTGGTCTAACTGCTGCTGTTCAGAAAGATCCCGTCACAAATGAAATGGTCCTGGAAGGAGGAGCATTG GTGCTAGCGGATATGGGAATATGTGCTATTGACGAGTTTGATAAGATGGATGAATTAGATCGTACAGCCATACATGAAGTTATGGAGCAGCAGACTGTCAGCATTGCCAAGGCTGGGATCACTACGTCCTTGAATGCAAGAACTGCTGTTCTTGCTGCAGCTAATCCAGCATG GGGGAGATATGACCTACGTAGAACTCCTGCTGAAAACATTAATCTTCCACCGGCCCTTTTGTCAAGATTTGATCTTTTATGGTTAATCCTGGATCGAGCAGATATGGATAGTGATCTTGAGATGGCTAGGCATGTTGTCTATGTTCATCAGAATAAAGAATCTCCGGCTCTTGGTTTCACTCCACTTGAGCCATCTGTTATTCG GGCATATATTTCTGCAGTGAGAAGATTGTCTCCTTCAGTCCCACAGGAACTTGAGGAGTATATTGCTAGTGCCTACTCTAGCATTCGGCAAGAAGAAGCTAAATCGAATGCACCCCATTCCTATACAACTGTGAGAACTCTGCTCAGCATTCTTCGAATATCAGCT GCAATAGCAAGACTCCGACATTCTGAAACTGTGGCTCAATCTGATGTGGATGAGGCATTAAGGCTGATGCATATGTCGAAGTTCTCTTTGTACTCAGATGATCGCCAGAAATCTGGTCTGGATCCTATTGGAGATATCTATTCAATTTTGCGAGATGAGTCTGAGACGACGGGCAAGCAGGATGTGAGCTATGCACATGCACTAAATCTGATTTCTAGGAAG GGATACAGTGAAGCCCAACTGAAACAATGTTTAGAGGAATACGCAAACATAAATGTGTGGCAGATTAATCCCATTTCTTTTGACATCCGATTCATTGATGCCATTTGA